One Acidiferrobacter thiooxydans DNA window includes the following coding sequences:
- a CDS encoding glycosyltransferase family 2 protein has product MDVLIPTYNRPAALAVTLASLLGQGVPLRVVVSDQGDVPAASVAEVQAVARVLEAQGHRLVWHRHLPRRGLAEQRAFLLAEARAPQALFLDDDVILGPGALPPLLATLKAEGCGFVGYGVIGLSFRDDERPHEQEIEFWQGPVVPETVTPQSPAWARHRLHNAANLYHVGRNVSGYQRYRVAWIGGCVLYDVAALRAVGGFSFWRHLPADHCGEDVLAQLKVMARFGGCGLLPSRAYHQELPTTITDRRVDAPRVLTL; this is encoded by the coding sequence GTGGATGTCCTGATACCGACTTACAACCGGCCGGCCGCGCTGGCCGTGACGCTCGCGAGCCTGCTTGGCCAAGGCGTGCCGCTGCGCGTGGTGGTATCCGATCAGGGCGACGTGCCGGCCGCATCGGTCGCGGAGGTGCAGGCCGTGGCCCGGGTCCTCGAGGCCCAGGGGCACCGGCTTGTCTGGCATCGCCATCTGCCGCGCCGCGGTCTCGCGGAACAGCGCGCCTTTCTGCTCGCAGAGGCGCGCGCGCCCCAGGCCCTGTTCCTCGACGATGATGTGATTCTGGGGCCCGGTGCCCTGCCCCCGTTGCTTGCCACCCTGAAGGCCGAGGGCTGCGGCTTCGTGGGGTACGGCGTTATCGGGCTCAGTTTTCGGGACGACGAACGCCCCCATGAGCAGGAGATCGAGTTCTGGCAGGGGCCGGTAGTCCCCGAGACGGTGACCCCGCAGTCGCCGGCATGGGCCCGCCATCGTCTCCATAATGCCGCCAATCTCTATCATGTAGGGCGCAATGTGAGCGGTTACCAGCGTTATCGCGTCGCCTGGATAGGGGGGTGCGTGCTCTATGATGTCGCGGCCCTGCGTGCGGTCGGAGGGTTTTCCTTCTGGCGCCATCTGCCAGCGGACCACTGCGGGGAGGACGTGCTGGCGCAACTGAAGGTCATGGCCCGGTTCGGGGGTTGCGGGCTCCTGCCTTCGCGGGCCTATCATCAGGAGTTGCCGACGACCATCACCGATCGGCGCGTGGACGCGCCGCGCGTGTTGACGTTGTAA
- a CDS encoding S-adenosyl-l-methionine hydroxide adenosyltransferase family protein, whose protein sequence is MIVLLTDFGAADPYVGQVRLRLAEGAPGVPVIDLFHDLPNFAIQASAYLLYAYCRDVPADAVIMAVVDPGVGGARHAIVLRAGGRIYVGPDNGLFEMVARRDGVESCEALTIPAKVAPTFHGRDVFAPAAAALARGARPSARPAPLTRFSDWPDDWARVLFIDHYGNAVTGLRARPGLRALMAGGRRLKRARFFAEGAPGEPFFYENANGLIEIAVREGSAAAILGLQLADPLLILD, encoded by the coding sequence ATGATTGTGTTGCTCACCGATTTCGGGGCGGCCGATCCCTATGTGGGTCAGGTGCGCCTGCGGCTTGCAGAAGGCGCGCCCGGGGTTCCGGTCATCGATCTCTTTCATGATCTGCCCAATTTCGCAATCCAGGCCAGCGCCTACCTCCTCTACGCCTATTGCCGTGATGTCCCGGCGGACGCGGTGATCATGGCGGTCGTCGATCCGGGGGTGGGTGGTGCGCGCCATGCCATTGTCTTGCGCGCCGGTGGACGCATCTACGTCGGTCCCGACAATGGTCTTTTCGAGATGGTGGCGCGGCGCGACGGGGTGGAGTCCTGCGAGGCCCTGACCATACCGGCTAAAGTCGCGCCTACCTTTCATGGACGCGATGTGTTCGCGCCGGCGGCCGCGGCCCTGGCGCGCGGTGCCCGCCCGAGCGCCCGTCCTGCGCCTTTGACGCGGTTTTCCGATTGGCCCGACGACTGGGCGCGCGTGCTGTTCATCGATCACTACGGGAATGCCGTAACCGGCCTGCGCGCGCGCCCGGGGTTGCGCGCACTCATGGCCGGAGGCCGTCGCTTAAAGCGCGCACGTTTTTTTGCCGAGGGCGCGCCCGGGGAGCCGTTTTTTTACGAAAACGCCAACGGCTTGATCGAGATCGCCGTCCGCGAGGGCTCGGCGGCCGCGATCCTGGGCCTACAGCTTGCCGACCCGCTGTTGATCCTGGACTGA
- the uvrA gene encoding excinuclease ABC subunit UvrA, with protein sequence MDLIRLRGVRTHNLKNLDLDLPRDRLIVITGLSGSGKSSLAFDTLYAEGQRRYVESLSAYARQFLSLMAKPDVDLIEGLSPAISIEQKSTSHNPRSTVGTVTEIYDYLRLLYARVGEPRCPRHDVALDAKTVTQMVDEALTLPPGTKAMVLAPVISGRKGEALNKLEELKARGYVRARIDGQVVELGEAPPLAKTQKHTVEAVVDRLVLRPGQESRLAESFENALSLSEGLVRLVTLPGDGEVAQELLFSARYACPHCGFSLAELEPRIFSFNNPAGACPSCDGLGVRQFFDPERLIQDPTLSLPAGAIRGWDRRNPFYFQLLESITRYYGVDIETPFEDLPKKVRQVILYGSGEESITFSYVDRGRRHRRKHPFEGVIPNMERRYRDTESASVRDELARFIGNQVCEVCAGSRLREEARNVFIDARAIHEVTGLSIHEAHGFFQHLLLPGQRGVIAAKIIHEISERLKFLVNVGLDYLTLARSAETLSGGEAQRIRLASQIGAGLVGVMYVLDEPSIGLHQRDNGRLLATLETLRDMGNTVIVVEHDEEAILAADHVVDVGPGAGVHGGRIVAQGTPAQIMENPDSLTGKYLKGVEEIPVPPMRRSGQGEIVIRGARGNNLRGIDVGIPVAALTCVTGVSGSGKSTLINDTLYAAAANHLNKTRLDVAAHSSIDGLEAFDKVVDIDQSPIGRTPRSNPATYTGLFTPLRDLFAATVEARERGFGPGRFSFNVRGGRCEACEGDGLVKVEMHFLPDMYVPCDICKGMRYNRETLEIRYKGRTIHEILQMTVEEALTFFEAVPAIRRKLETLTDVGLAYLTLGQSATTLSGGEAQRIKLARELSKRDTGRTLYILDEPTTGLHFHDIRQLIGVLQTLTDRGNTVVVIEHNLDVIKTADYLVDLGPEGGSGGGRVVASGTPEAVAAHLSSHTGRYLRQVLERHGRPSAASVQDQQRVGKL encoded by the coding sequence ATGGACCTCATTCGTTTGCGGGGCGTGCGCACGCACAACCTGAAAAACCTCGACCTGGATCTGCCGCGCGACCGTCTTATCGTCATTACCGGGCTGTCGGGCTCGGGCAAGTCCTCGCTCGCGTTCGACACCTTGTATGCCGAAGGGCAACGCCGCTACGTAGAGTCCCTGTCTGCCTACGCGCGGCAGTTCCTGTCGCTCATGGCCAAACCCGACGTCGACCTGATCGAAGGGCTGTCCCCCGCGATCTCCATCGAACAAAAGAGCACCTCGCACAATCCTCGCTCCACGGTCGGGACCGTTACCGAGATCTACGATTATCTGCGACTGCTCTACGCGCGCGTGGGTGAACCGCGCTGCCCGCGGCACGATGTCGCCCTGGACGCCAAGACCGTGACGCAAATGGTCGACGAGGCCCTGACCCTCCCCCCCGGGACCAAGGCCATGGTGCTGGCGCCGGTCATATCGGGACGCAAGGGCGAGGCCTTGAACAAGCTCGAGGAACTGAAGGCGCGCGGCTATGTCCGTGCGCGTATCGATGGACAGGTGGTCGAGCTTGGCGAGGCCCCGCCGCTTGCCAAGACCCAAAAACACACGGTCGAAGCGGTGGTCGACCGCCTGGTGCTGCGCCCTGGGCAGGAGTCGCGGCTCGCCGAGTCCTTCGAGAACGCCTTGTCGCTGTCGGAAGGTCTCGTGCGCCTCGTGACCCTGCCCGGCGATGGCGAGGTGGCGCAGGAATTGCTGTTCTCGGCGCGCTACGCCTGCCCCCATTGCGGCTTCAGTCTCGCGGAACTGGAGCCGCGGATCTTTTCTTTCAATAACCCCGCCGGCGCCTGTCCGAGCTGCGACGGTCTCGGCGTTCGCCAGTTCTTCGACCCCGAACGCCTCATACAAGACCCGACCTTGAGCCTGCCGGCGGGCGCAATACGCGGATGGGACCGCCGCAACCCATTCTATTTTCAGCTCCTGGAGTCGATCACCCGGTACTATGGCGTCGATATCGAGACCCCCTTCGAGGACCTCCCCAAAAAGGTCCGGCAGGTCATCCTGTATGGCAGTGGCGAGGAGTCGATCACCTTCAGCTATGTGGACCGCGGACGGCGGCATCGACGCAAACACCCGTTCGAGGGCGTGATCCCCAACATGGAACGCCGCTATCGCGACACGGAGTCGGCCAGCGTACGGGACGAACTCGCGCGCTTTATCGGCAACCAGGTCTGCGAGGTCTGCGCCGGCAGCCGGCTGCGCGAGGAGGCGCGCAACGTATTCATCGACGCGCGCGCCATCCATGAGGTCACGGGGCTATCCATTCACGAGGCCCATGGATTCTTTCAGCATCTGCTGCTCCCCGGCCAGCGCGGGGTGATCGCCGCCAAGATCATCCACGAGATCAGCGAGCGCCTCAAATTTCTCGTGAACGTGGGCCTCGATTACCTGACCCTCGCGCGTTCCGCGGAGACCCTGTCAGGCGGCGAGGCACAGCGCATCCGGCTGGCATCGCAGATCGGCGCGGGACTGGTCGGCGTCATGTACGTCCTGGACGAGCCGTCCATCGGCCTGCACCAACGTGATAATGGCCGCCTGCTCGCGACCCTGGAGACCCTGCGCGACATGGGCAACACCGTCATCGTCGTCGAACACGACGAGGAGGCGATCCTGGCCGCCGACCACGTCGTGGATGTCGGCCCCGGCGCCGGGGTTCACGGCGGGCGGATCGTGGCCCAAGGGACTCCCGCGCAGATCATGGAAAACCCCGATTCCCTGACCGGGAAATACCTAAAGGGTGTCGAGGAGATCCCGGTACCGCCGATGCGCCGCAGCGGGCAGGGCGAGATCGTGATCCGTGGGGCGCGCGGCAACAACCTGCGCGGCATCGACGTAGGCATCCCGGTCGCGGCCCTGACCTGCGTGACCGGGGTCTCCGGGTCGGGCAAATCCACACTCATCAACGATACACTGTATGCCGCCGCCGCCAACCATCTGAACAAAACGCGACTGGATGTCGCGGCGCACAGCAGCATCGATGGCCTGGAGGCCTTCGACAAGGTCGTCGACATCGATCAAAGCCCGATCGGGCGGACACCGCGCTCCAATCCGGCCACGTATACCGGCCTTTTTACCCCCCTGCGCGACCTCTTCGCCGCCACCGTCGAGGCCCGTGAGCGCGGATTCGGTCCAGGGCGGTTCTCATTCAATGTCCGTGGCGGACGCTGCGAGGCCTGCGAGGGCGATGGTCTCGTCAAAGTCGAGATGCACTTCCTGCCCGACATGTATGTGCCGTGCGATATCTGCAAGGGCATGCGCTACAACCGCGAGACACTCGAGATCCGCTACAAGGGCCGGACCATCCACGAGATCCTGCAGATGACCGTGGAGGAGGCCCTGACCTTCTTCGAGGCCGTCCCGGCGATACGCCGCAAGCTCGAGACCCTGACCGACGTGGGGCTCGCCTACCTCACTCTCGGGCAGTCGGCAACGACCCTGTCCGGCGGTGAGGCGCAACGCATCAAGCTTGCGCGCGAGCTCTCGAAACGTGACACCGGGCGGACGCTCTACATCCTCGACGAGCCGACCACGGGCCTCCATTTCCACGATATCCGCCAATTGATCGGCGTACTCCAGACATTGACGGACCGGGGCAACACCGTGGTCGTCATCGAGCACAATCTCGACGTCATAAAGACTGCGGATTACCTCGTGGACCTCGGCCCGGAAGGTGGTAGCGGCGGCGGCCGCGTGGTCGCCAGCGGCACGCCCGAGGCAGTGGCCGCCCACCTCTCGTCGCACACCGGGCGCTACCTGCGGCAGGTCCTCGAGCGCCATGGGCGCCCCTCCGCGGCCTCAGTCCAGGATCAACAGCGGGTCGGCAAGCTGTAG
- the ssb gene encoding single-stranded DNA-binding protein, producing the protein MARGINKVILIGNLGKDPEIRYVPNGGAVANLNIATSESWKDKATGEKQERTEWHRVVFFGKLAEIASEYLKKGAQIYVEGRLQTRKWQDKSGQDRYTTEIVGSELQMLGGRGGPGGGEGPPADLSYDSPASGPSGRSTPSSAPAPGGGEDFDDDIPF; encoded by the coding sequence ATGGCGCGCGGCATCAACAAGGTCATCCTGATAGGCAATCTCGGCAAGGACCCGGAGATCCGTTACGTGCCGAACGGCGGTGCGGTGGCCAATCTGAATATCGCCACCTCCGAGTCATGGAAGGACAAGGCGACCGGCGAGAAGCAGGAGCGGACCGAGTGGCACCGGGTCGTATTCTTCGGAAAGCTTGCGGAAATCGCGAGCGAGTACCTGAAGAAAGGGGCACAGATCTACGTCGAGGGACGCCTGCAGACGCGTAAGTGGCAGGACAAGTCGGGGCAGGACCGCTACACGACCGAGATTGTGGGTAGCGAACTGCAGATGCTGGGTGGCCGTGGCGGTCCCGGCGGAGGCGAAGGGCCACCCGCGGACCTGTCCTACGACTCGCCCGCATCCGGCCCGAGTGGCCGATCGACCCCGTCGTCGGCGCCGGCCCCGGGCGGCGGGGAGGACTTCGACGACGACATCCCATTTTAG
- the vapB gene encoding type II toxin-antitoxin system VapB family antitoxin has protein sequence MTTTKIFKNGNSQAVRIPAELAYDRVDLDLEIECIGDEIRIRPARRRLNHLLDKFGRFSADFMAEGRGDSQEADRDAL, from the coding sequence ATGACGACGACAAAGATTTTCAAGAACGGCAACTCGCAAGCGGTGCGCATCCCCGCTGAGCTAGCCTATGATCGTGTCGATCTGGATCTGGAGATCGAATGCATTGGCGACGAGATCCGTATCCGACCGGCACGCCGACGACTAAATCATCTGCTCGACAAATTCGGCCGGTTCTCCGCCGATTTCATGGCTGAAGGCCGCGGCGACAGTCAGGAAGCCGATCGGGACGCGTTGTGA